A stretch of Lathyrus oleraceus cultivar Zhongwan6 chromosome 6, CAAS_Psat_ZW6_1.0, whole genome shotgun sequence DNA encodes these proteins:
- the LOC127091695 gene encoding nuclear transcription factor Y subunit B-1, with protein MEHGNHSFNHGRSTQSSSGNETNTENVNNNINNNIDTGIDNQYLQGTMDEEIHIPMKNVTRIMQWAIPRDGRISKDAKESTQLCLTEFMNIITNEANERCKAQSRKIISGEDLIWAMDRLGFEDYVGPLLLYHQKYLNHEAQLNTMRFNKDISGASGSNNGGDNGHN; from the exons ATGGAGCATGGAAATCACTCATTTAACCATGGTCGTTCCACACAATCAAGCTCAG GTAATGAAACAAACACCGAAaacgtcaacaacaacatcaacaacaatattgaTACTGGAATTGATAACCAATATTTACAAGGAACAATGGATGAGGAAATACATATACCCATGAAGAACGTGACAAGAATCATGCAGTGGGCTATTCCCCGGGATGGAAGAATCTCTAAGGATGCCAAGGAGTCAACTCAATTGTGTCTCACTGAATTTATGAACATCATCACAAACGAGGCCAATGAACGTTGTAAGGCACAAAGCCGAAAAATCATTAGCGGTGAAGATTTAATATGGGCCATGGATAGGTTGGGCTTTGAGGACTATGTTGGTCCTCTTCTTTTATACCATCAAAAATATCTCAACCATGAGGCTCAACTCAATACCATGAGGTTCAACAAAGATATTTCAGGTGCTAGTGGCTCGAACAATGGTGGTGATAATGGCCATAACTGA
- the LOC127091696 gene encoding putative UDP-glucuronate:xylan alpha-glucuronosyltransferase 3 — protein MRGPTPSAVEPRHRLSTSFSEDTNKRRSQRNKDFKDVEKASHVSFQDRAINCKPNWKFVLVIIILGTLLTIFHPPAVYNTDHISNSLSRSKFVNNRNGEFGGTDPRYVSHLNIDWNQITNVLENLKDKETYQGVGLLNFNGSEIDHWKQLVPETEHVVLHLNYASNNITWEDLYPEWIDEEEEYEFPTCPSLPRIQVPGKPRLDLIAVKLPCDKSGRWSRDVARLHLQIEAARLAATSKGLRPVHVLFVTDCFPAPNLFTCKDIIQREGNIWLYEPDLHKLREKLQLPIGSCELSVPFKAKENFHSERAHREAYATILHSAHIYVCGAITAAQSIRMSGSTRDLVILVDETITDYHRGGLEEAGWKIHTIKRIRNPKAEPEAYNEWNYSKFRLWQLTDYDKIIFIDADLLILRNIDFLFEMPEISAIGNNATLFNSGVMVVEPSNCTFQLLMDHINEIVSYNGGDQGYLNEIFTWWHRIPKHMNFLKHIWEGDEEEKKATKTRLFGADPPILYVIHYLGNKPWLCFRDYDCNWNVDILQEFASNVAHARWWKLHNAMPENLQKFCLLRSKQKAALEWDRRQAEKGNYSDGHWKIKIKDPRLKTCFEDFCFWESMLWHWGEKNWTDNSTVNNLPPAVKTKSLSSL, from the exons ATGAGAGGTCCCACTCCAAGTGCCGTTGAGCCACGTCACCGACTGTCAACATCGTTCAG TGAGGATACTAACAAAAGAAGGTCTCAAAGAAATAAGGATTTTAAAGATGTTGAGAAAGCATCGCATGTTTCCTTCCAAGATAGGGCGATAAATTGCAAGCCGAATTGGAAATTTGTTCTGGTCATTATTATATTGGGAACCTTGCTTACAATTTTCCATCCTCCAGCTGTTTATAATACTGATCATATATCAAACTCTCTTTCACG GTCAAAATTTGTAAACAACAGGAATGGAGAGTTCGGCGGAACTGATCCCCGTTATGTATCACATCTAAATATAGACTGGAACCAAATAACTAATGTTCTTGAAAATTTGAAGGATAAGGAGACATATCAGGGTGTTGGCTTACTAAACTTCAACGGCAGTGAGATTGACCACTGGAAGCAGCTGGTACCAGAAACCGAGCATGTAGTCCTTCACCTGAACTATGCTTCAAATAACATCACTTGGGAAGACTTGTATCCAGAATGgatagatgaagaagaagaatacGAGTTTCCTACTTGTCCATCACTACCTAGGATTCAGGTACCAGGAAAACCACGGCTTGATCTTATTGCTGTTAAGCTTCCATGCGACAAGTCAGGGCGCTGGTCAAGAGATGTAGCTCGTTTGCATTTGCAGATTGAAGCAGCGAGACTTGCTGCCACTTCCAAAGGGCTTCGTCCAGTTCATGTGCTTTTTGTGACTGATTGTTTCCCTGCTCCAAATCTCTTCACTTGCAAGGATATTATACAGCGAGAAGGGAATATCTGGCTTTATGAACCCGACCTGCATAAACTCAGAGAGAAGCTGCAGTTACCAATTGGTTCATGTGAACTATCAGTTCCATTCAAGGCTAAAG AAAATTTTCACTCTGAAAGGGCGCACCGAGAAGCTTATGCAACAATCCTGCACTCTGCACATATATATGTTTGTGGAGCTATTACTGCAGCTCAAAGTATTCGAATGTCTGGTTCAACACGTGATCTCGTGATTCTTGTTGATGAAACAATCACTGATTATCATAGGGGTGGTTTGGAGGAAGCTGGATGGAAGATTCATACTATTAAAAGAATCAGGAATCCGAAAGCAGAACCAGAGGCATATAATGAGTGGAACTACAGCAAATTTCGTCTCTGGCAGTTAACTGATTACGACAAAATCATTTTCATTGATGCCGACCTTCTTATACTCAGAAATATTGATTTCCTTTTTGAGATGCCTGAAATATCAGCCATAGGAAACAATGCTACACTGTTCAACTCAGGCGTAATGGTGGTTGAACCGTCGAATTGTACATTTCAATTACTTATGGATCACATTAATGAGATTGTGTCCTACAACGGCGGGGACCAGGGTTATCTTAATGAAATTTTCACATGGTGGCATCGGATTCCGAAACACATGAACTTCTTGAAGCACATCTGGGAAGGCGACGAAGAAGAGAAAAAGGCGACAAAAACCCGTCTCTTTGGAGCTGATCCACCAATCCTCTATGTCATCCACTATCTAGGTAATAAACCATGGCTTTGTTTCCGAGACTACGACTGCAACTGGAACGTGGACATTCTGCAGGAGTTTGCTAGCAATGTAGCTCATGCGAGGTGGTGGAAGCTTCATAATGCAATGCCAGAAAACTTGCAGAAGTTCTGTTTGCTTAGGTCAAAGCAGAAGGCGGCGTTGGAGTGGGATCGTAGACAAGCCGAGAAAGGTAACTACAGCGATGGTCACTGGAAAATCAAGATTAAAGACCCGCGATTGAAAACGTGCTTCGAGGATTTCTGCTTCTGGGAGAGTATGTTATGGCATTGGGGTGAAAAGAATTGGACAGATAATTCTACTGTGAACAATTTGCCACCTGCTGTCAAAACCAAATCTCTATCTTCTTTATGA
- the LOC127091697 gene encoding protein TRACHEARY ELEMENT DIFFERENTIATION-RELATED 7: protein MASIQPNFYFPYPLNPPPSPFHPFNPPPPHSFQSPPPSPPAHSFPPPPPHGHPPPPSSHPLPPPPPHARPPSSHPFSPPPPHARPPSSHPFSPPPPHVHPPPSPHHPITPPLPPHVRPPPPSFPPSPSPYHPTVIIIVIIAFGGIALLSMLAFALFCCIQKRKKKTQETDMVHIDEHKKITETIVPGPFGKPTVIISVEDDVHVDEVIKKNEAVGHGLHAEASKAESDQNNIATSSNENATTTTSPGREHHHIHP, encoded by the coding sequence ATGGCATCAATTCAACCCAACTTCTATTTTCCTTACCCCCTCAACCCTCCACCTTCACCTTTCCACCCTTTTAACCCTCCACCACCTCATTCCTTCCAAtctccaccaccatcaccacCAGCTCATTCATTTCCTCCACCTCCTCCACACGGACACCCTCCACCACCATCATCTCATCCACTTCCCCCTCCACCACCACATGCTCGCCCACCATCGTCTCATCCATTTTCCCCACCACCACCACATGCTCGCCCACCATCGTCTCATCCATTTTCCCCACCACCACCACACGTCCATCCACCGCCGTCTCCACATCATCCGATCACCCCTCCTCTACCTCCGCACGTCCGCCCACCCCCACCATCATTTCCACCTTCTCCCTCTCCATACCACCCTACAGTCATTATCATTGTGATCATCGCATTCGGCGGGATTGCCTTGCTTTCAATGCTTGCTTTCGCATTATTTTGCTGCattcagaagaggaagaagaaaaCACAAGAAACCGATATGGTTCACATCGACGAACATAAAAAGATTACAGAAACAATTGTGCCTGGTCCTTTTGGAAAACCAACAGTCATAATTTCGGTCGAAGATGATGTTCATGTTGATGAAGTCATCAAGAAGAATGAAGCAGTTGGTCATGGTTTACATGCTGAAGCATCTAAAGCTGAATCAGATCAAAACAATATTGCTACTAGTAGTAATGAAAATGCAACAACTACTACTTCTCCTGGTCGTGAACATCATCATATTCATCCATAA